In Solidesulfovibrio carbinoliphilus subsp. oakridgensis, the sequence GGCCTCGCGGACCATGCCGGCCATGGCCGCGAATTCCTCCGGTGTGAGCGATGCCTGGTGGTCCGTGCCGGGGAGCGTCCGGTCCAGGGTGAAATGGCGCTCGATGACGGCCGGGCCGAAGGCCACCGAGGCGATGGTCGGGCCAAGGCCCCGCTCGTGGCCGGAATACCCGACCGGCAGGCCGTAGCGGCGGCGCAGGATGTCCATGACCGGCAGTCCCACCTGCTCGTCCGGGCAGGGGTAGGAGCTGTTGCAGTGGAGCAGCACGATCCGGTCGTGGTGGCGGCGAAGCTCGGTCACGGCCGCGTCCACGTCGGCAAGGACGCTCATGCCGGTGGAGACGACAAGCGGCAGGCCGGTTTCCCCGGCCAGGCGCAAAAGCGGCAGGTTGACCAGATCGGCCGACGGGATTTTCAGCATCTCGACGCCGAGGTCGACCAGGAGGCGCAGGCTCGGGGCGTCCCAGGCCGAGGCGAAAAAGGTGAGATCCAGGGATTCGGCCAGGGTTTTGAGCTCCGCCAGGTCGTCGCCGGAAAGCTCCAGCGCCGCCCGGTGGCGGCCGTAGGTGTCGCCGAAGCTGTGCGGCCCGCCGTAGGGGGCCTCGAGCCCGGCCTTGGTGAAAAGGGCGGCCATCTCGCGCTTCTGGAACTTGACGGCGCAGGCGCCGCTCCGGGCGGCGGCCCGGACCATCTCCTTGGCCGTGGCCAGGCTTCCCTGGTGGTTGTTGCCGATTTCGGCGACCAGAAAGGCCGGGCAGCCCGGTCCGATGGACCGGCCGTGGCGCAGGCGGATAGAGGGGGCGGCGGTTGGCATGAGGCGTGGTACTCCAAGGCGGCGAAGCGCCGCCGCGTGGCTTGATCCTAGCCGCGACGCGCCGGTTGCACAAGCCGGACGGGGCGGGCCGGCGGAAATTGCCGGTTGCCCGGAATTTTGCAAGCCCCGTGCCGGCTGGCCCGACCTTGCCATCGGCCGCGATTGCGGTCAAAGTGGCCCGGCTCGCCGACACCGGGCGGACACGAGGCCATGACACAACCCATGATCGAAATACGCGGCCTGAAAAAGGCCTTCCAGGGACAGCCCGTCCTTCGCGGCGTGGACATGACCGTGCCCGAGGGCGTGGTCACGGCGGTCATCGGCAAATCGGGCGAGGGCAAGAGCGTGCTTTTAAAGCACATCATCGGCCTTCTCAAGCCCGACGCCGGGGACATCCTTTTCCAGGGCGCGCCGCTCTCCGCGGCAAGCCACAGCGAGCGTCGGGCCTTTCGCCGCCGCTGCAGCTACATGTTCCAGAACATGGCCCTGTTCGATTCCATGACCGTGTTCGACAACCTGGCCCTGCCCCTTCGCGAGACCTCCCGCCAGCCCGAGGCCGAGGTCCGGAGACGCGTGCGTGGCATGGCCGAGCGGCTGGAACTGACCGGCATCCTGGCCAAGTTCCCGTCCCAGATCTCCGGCGGCATGCAAAAGCGGGTCGCCCTGGCCCGGGCCCTCATCACCGAGCCGCATCTCGTCCTTTTTGACGAGCCGACCACCGGCCTCGACCCCATCCGCAAGGCCTCGGTCCTGTCGCTGATCGACCATTCGCGCCAGCAGTTCGGCTTTACGGCCGTGCTGGTCAGCCACGACATCCCGGACGTCTTCGGCGTGGCCGGACACGTGGCCATGCTCGACGGCGGCCGCATCATCTGGGAGGGATCGCCCGAGGCCATAAACGCCAGCCCCGATCCGGTGGTGCGGCGCTTTCTGGCCGGCGAGCCCGAGCCGCTGTCCGACAGCTTTCCGTCCAACGCCGCCTGACAAGGAGGTTCCCCATGCGACGCCTGTCGCTTTTGTGGCGCGCCCCGGCCCTGGCCTGGGCCCTCCTGGCCTTTTCCGTCGCTTCCAGCCCGGCCGTCGACCTGTTCCAGGTCGGAACCATCGAGGCCCTTGGCGCCGGGGACTACGCCGGGCGGACGACCTACGCCGTCCTGGCCCGGCACGGGGATTTCGGTCTGGGCACCTTTGCCGACCTCGACGGCGAGATGGTGGCCCTGGACGGCCGCTTCTACCGGGCCGGCAGCGACGGCTCGGTCCGCGAGGTGCCGCCGGCCCGGACCGCGCCCTTTGCCCAGGTGGTCCATTTCACCGGCAGCCTGGACCTCGGCCGGGTGGACGGCCTGGACCTTGCCGCCCTGACCGCCACCCTGGCCTCCCGCCTGCCCGATCCGTCGCGGTTTTACGCCGTGCGCGTGGACGGACGCTTCGAAACCCTTTCCGTCCGGAGCGTTCCGGCCCAGCCAAAGCCCTGGCCCACCCTGGCCGAGGCCATAAAGGGGCAGGCCGTCTTTCCCCTGGCGGGCGTTCAGGGGACCCTTGTCGGCTACTACACCCCGGCCGGGGCCCCGGCCCTGTCGCCGCCGGGCTGGCACTTTCATTTCCTGTCCGCCGACCGCCGGCAGGGCGGCCACGTCCTGGCGGCCCGGCTCGGTCCGGCCAAGGCCCGGGGCGATGGCGTCACGGCCATGACCGTGGTCTTTTCGGAACATCCCCTGCCGCGCCGGGACGCGGCCAAACCGGCCCCGGGCGAGGAATAGGCCCGGCCGGCCCGGCCGTCCGCCCGGTGGCGGAGGGGGACGGCCAGGCCGGCGTCAGAGCGGCGGCGAGGCGGCTGGCGGGAGGCCGCCCCGGGCGGGACTGGCGTGCGGCGGATGAAAAATGGCTTTCAGTTTTTTCACGAGCCGGGGGCGGCGGTTGATGGTAGGGATCGCGCGCCGGTCACAGGTTTTCGGTATTGCGTTCAAAGACCCGCATCTCGTTGACCACCTGGTTGCCGAGCGACCGCAGATCCTCGTTCTCCTGGTTTTCCACCAGATCGGCCAGCAGCTTGATATCCTGGGGCAGGTTGGCCAGGGTCAACCGCTTGACCTCGCGCAGGCGCTCCCGGACGTAGGTCTGGTCGCGCTTGGCGGCCATGTGTTCGAGGACATCGGCCATGTTCATGACCGCGTAGGCCTTTTCGGCGTAGATGGCGGAGATGGCGGTCAGGTGGGACAGGACGTTTTTCTCGCCGGGCTGGGAGGCCTTGAAGTACAGGTCAGCGGCCTTGCCGGCGTATTCGTTGAAGTGTTCGAAGGAAACGCGGAAATGCTTGGAAGCGCCGAAGGCCTGGGGGGCGGTGGCCATGACCATGGCCAGGCACAGGGCGCAGGGGAATGACAGTCTGGTGCGCATGGGGACTCCGTTGCTGCAAGGCCCGCCCCGGCGGATGCTCTCCGGGCGGCAAGCGCCACATACCAGTTTTTGCCCGGCCGTCAAAGCACGGCCGGGCCGCCTTGCCAGGGGGGAAGGGATGCTTATCTGCCATGGCGCCAGGCCGGCGGCCCCGGACCGGCTTCCATCCGGGCGGCCCCGGCGGCCCCGTTGCCGGGCAACCGGCCCGAGCCGGCGGCGACGTTGACTTTTGACCTTTTTACGATAGGCTCTCTGTTGCTCCGACACCCTGCGGTCTCATGCCATTCGGACTCGCCATGAAAAAAAATCGTCTCCTCCAGGTTGCCGTTCTTGCGGCCGTTTTCTTGCTGCAACCATTAAGCGGCATCGGCCGGGCCGGCATGGTCTCGCTGGTCTTCGACGATGGCCTTGAGAGCGTTTATCAATACGCTTTCCCCGTCCTGTCCCACCTCGGCCTTGTCGCCACTGTCGGCATCATCGCCAACCGGGTGGATTCCGGGGATTCGGACTTCATGACCGAAAGCCAGATCCGCGAACTGCAGGACGCCGGCTGGGAAGTGGCCTCCCACAGCCTGACCCACAAGCGGCCCATCGACATTCCCAAGTTCTACGCCGAGGAAAAGTGCCTGAACTTGAAGCCCGTCAAGGGCCAGCGGGCCCTCTACGAGGCCAAGTACAAGTACGAGGAACTGGCCGGACTCATGGAGAACGGCCGGCTGCTCCGGGAGCGGGCCAGCGGCAGCAGCGTCAAGGGCGAGCCCGGCAGCTACTATTTCGACGAACTGATCGGCGAGGTCCTGGTGCATCCCTTTGACCTGGAAAACGGGGAGAAGCAGCAGATCCGGGCCATCTCCTACGAGCGCGAACTGGAAGAGTCCAAAAAGGAACTTCTCGAACGGGGCTTTAGGGTGAGCACCTACATCACCCCCCACAATTACTGGACCCCGGAGATGAGCAACCTGTCCAAGCGGTTTTATGCGCAGGTGGCCAACGGCGGCGACGACTTCAACCGCAAGGGCGCGACCGACCGTTTTTGGCTCAAGCGGTTCGTGGTCCATGCCAACGATTCAGCCGAGGCCATCATCGGCCTGGTCAAGGAACACGCCATCCGCGAAAACGGCTGGGTCATCTTCTGCATGCACGGCGTCGGCTCGGACCTCGGCTGGGAGCCGTGGGACGCGGCCAAGCTGGCCCAGTTGGCCGAATACCTGAAGAAGAAGGCCGTGCCCGTGGTCACCATCGACCAGGGCGTGAAGATCTGGGTCGAGGGCAAGGGAAAGCCCGGAATCTAGCAAAGGAGAGGCATGAAACGGCCGCTTCGGATACTTGTCGCCGGCTTTGCCGTGGGGTTCCCCCTGGGCGGCCAATTGTGGATGATGGCCCACTTCGCGTCGGGGCTGGCTCGCCTGGGCCACCACGTCGTGTTTCTGGAAGACACTTCCGACTGGGCCTATCCCTTCGATCCGGTGCTCGGTTATCCGGTCTCGGACTCCTCGCGGGGCCGGGCCACGGTGGAGCGCCTGTTTCGGCGTTGCGGCCTTGCGGGCCGCTGGGCCTATGTCAGCGAAATAGAGGGCAGGCTCTACGGCATGGACCGGGCGACCCTGGACCGGCACCTCTCCGAGGCGGACCTCTTTCTGAACGTCTCCGGCGTCCTGCCGCCCAAGGAAGAGTACTTCCAGGCGCCGGTCAAGGCCATCATCGACACGGACCCGGTCTTCACCCAGGTCAAGGTGGCGACCGATCCCTGGACCCGGGAATACTACCGATCCCACGACGTCTGCTTCACCTACGGCTGCAACCTGCCTGGCGGCGCAACCGAGGTGCCGCTTTCGGGCATCGACTGGAAGCCGCTTTTGCCGCCGGTGGTCATGGACGACTGGCCGCGCGGGCAGGGGCCGGGCGAGGCCTACACCACCATCGGCACCTGGGAGGCCAAGGACCGGGACGTGGAAGTGGCCGGCCGCAAACTCTCGTGGCGCAAAAACGTCAAGTACGAGGCCATCCTCGACCTCCCCTCCAGGCTGCCCGCCGTGCCGCTCGGCATGGCCATGAGCGGCATGGGCGGCGACGCCCGGC encodes:
- a CDS encoding N-acetylneuraminate synthase family protein, producing the protein MPTAAPSIRLRHGRSIGPGCPAFLVAEIGNNHQGSLATAKEMVRAAARSGACAVKFQKREMAALFTKAGLEAPYGGPHSFGDTYGRHRAALELSGDDLAELKTLAESLDLTFFASAWDAPSLRLLVDLGVEMLKIPSADLVNLPLLRLAGETGLPLVVSTGMSVLADVDAAVTELRRHHDRIVLLHCNSSYPCPDEQVGLPVMDILRRRYGLPVGYSGHERGLGPTIASVAFGPAVIERHFTLDRTLPGTDHQASLTPEEFAAMAGMVREAEAAMRVARKHLFPGEAAAAAKLRKSLVFARDLPAGHVLGPEDLTAKCPGTGLSPVLGDAVAGCRLLAKVRQDEPVAWERLAAPESSDVGPAGLPQALSGF
- a CDS encoding ABC transporter ATP-binding protein encodes the protein MIEIRGLKKAFQGQPVLRGVDMTVPEGVVTAVIGKSGEGKSVLLKHIIGLLKPDAGDILFQGAPLSAASHSERRAFRRRCSYMFQNMALFDSMTVFDNLALPLRETSRQPEAEVRRRVRGMAERLELTGILAKFPSQISGGMQKRVALARALITEPHLVLFDEPTTGLDPIRKASVLSLIDHSRQQFGFTAVLVSHDIPDVFGVAGHVAMLDGGRIIWEGSPEAINASPDPVVRRFLAGEPEPLSDSFPSNAA
- the budA gene encoding acetolactate decarboxylase, producing the protein MRRLSLLWRAPALAWALLAFSVASSPAVDLFQVGTIEALGAGDYAGRTTYAVLARHGDFGLGTFADLDGEMVALDGRFYRAGSDGSVREVPPARTAPFAQVVHFTGSLDLGRVDGLDLAALTATLASRLPDPSRFYAVRVDGRFETLSVRSVPAQPKPWPTLAEAIKGQAVFPLAGVQGTLVGYYTPAGAPALSPPGWHFHFLSADRRQGGHVLAARLGPAKARGDGVTAMTVVFSEHPLPRRDAAKPAPGEE
- a CDS encoding polysaccharide deacetylase family protein — protein: MKKNRLLQVAVLAAVFLLQPLSGIGRAGMVSLVFDDGLESVYQYAFPVLSHLGLVATVGIIANRVDSGDSDFMTESQIRELQDAGWEVASHSLTHKRPIDIPKFYAEEKCLNLKPVKGQRALYEAKYKYEELAGLMENGRLLRERASGSSVKGEPGSYYFDELIGEVLVHPFDLENGEKQQIRAISYERELEESKKELLERGFRVSTYITPHNYWTPEMSNLSKRFYAQVANGGDDFNRKGATDRFWLKRFVVHANDSAEAIIGLVKEHAIRENGWVIFCMHGVGSDLGWEPWDAAKLAQLAEYLKKKAVPVVTIDQGVKIWVEGKGKPGI